Proteins from a genomic interval of Nerophis lumbriciformis linkage group LG01, RoL_Nlum_v2.1, whole genome shotgun sequence:
- the LOC133620346 gene encoding transcriptional regulator QRICH1-like, with protein MNNSLDSANSYEELVRQKARSIPQHRMKEFLESLASKGPDALQEFSQQSADVTTTTATMVYQQEANCIYTDSTEVAGSLLELACPVQVQIQPQQQQIQQSTTQPQTVLQNTEQQIVQVQIHGQQAGQMLGQVLQVPPGSSQQLQGVTTAQLIQPGDLTEEQHQQLQAQLVAAVAGGQQIQIQTVGALSPVQQQDSAERSALATTVATCQGTGVLQPAKKRKVDMPITVSYALPGQQVATVLAIPQGQGQQQSYVSLRPDLLTVDSSHLYSATGTITSPTGETWTIPVYSAPSGAGGREQVTHIAIPQEAYGTVQLAGTNTTTMTTMPTQVMVENEKLKNSSSQSQTAQAVSSITSTGGMGGQEEVVHTLATNTLFPAQLMNGNIHIPVAVQGYSNTTQSLIWDPQQQVLHTQGLSVQDATGQQLQTVIAEVDGQVPQQVQVQELLLPATLKPEEGLDVWRAWAQRKNAELDKSDQHKLAPIGRRQALRFQEDLVSCAVAELCMGLSLMTTEARGLEGDPYDADVLYYVFLCMQKYLFDNSRVDDIFSDQYYTRFAQSLHKVLQPWGPTVHPLGYIIPSHVTEEMLWECKQLGAHSPSTLLTTLMFFNTKYFHLKTVNQHLKIAFSKVLRHTRKSPNNPKDKSTSIRYLKATERFIGQKVTDDMYSEQLEDPENPLRCPIKLYDFYLFKCPQSAKGRNDTFYLTPEPVVAPNSPIWYSTQPIPKEQLEQMLARILVVREIHEAIQISESVQ; from the exons ATGAATAATTCCCTGGATAGTGCAAACTCCTATGAAGAGCTTGTGCGACAGAAAGCTCGGAGCATCCCCCAGCATCGTATGAAGGAGTTTCTGGAGTCGTTGGCCAGTAAGGGTCCAGATGCGCTGCAAGAGTTCAGCCAGCAAAGTGCAGATGTTACAACAACGACAGCGACAATGGTTTATCAGCAAGAAGCTAATTGCATCTATACAGACAGCACTGAAGTGGCAGGGTCACTTCTGGAACTCGCTTGCCCT GTGCAGGTGCAAATTCAGCCCCAACAGCAACAGATTCAACAGTCAACAACTCAGCCGCAAACTGTTCTGCAGAATACAGAGCAACAGATTGTACAG GTGCAGATTCACGGACAACAGGCAGGTCAGATGTTGGGCCAAGTCCTCCAAGTGCCCCCTGGTTCCAGTCAGCAGCTTCAAGGTGTGACGACAGCGCAGCTTATTCAACCAGGAGATCTCACCGAGGAGCAACACCAACAG CTCCAAGCCCAGTTGGTGGCAGCTGTTGCAGGGGGACAACAGATCCAGATTCAAACAGTTGGGGCCCTCTCACCCGTTCAGCAACAGGACAGTGCAGAGAGGAGTGCTCTGGCAACCACTGTTGCCACATGCCAAGGGACAGGTGTCCTTCAGCCAGCCAAGAAACGCAAGGTGGACATGCCCATCACTGTGTCTTATGCCCTGCCTGGTCAGCAGGTGGCGACGGTCCTAGCAATCCCCCAAGGACAGGGTCAGCAGCAGAGTTATGTCTCCCTGCGGCCAGACCTTTTAACAGTGGACAGCTCCCATCTGTACAGTGCTACAGGCACTATTACCAGTCCCACAGGGGAGACCTGGACAATTCCTGTCTATTCTGCTCCTTCTGGGGCTGGAGGTCGGGAACAGGTCACACACATTGCCATCCCCCAGGAAGCCTATGGAACTGTGCAGCTTGCAGGGACAAATACGACAACCATGACCACAATGCCAACACAAGTCATGGTCGAAAATGAGAAGTTGAAAAATTCTTCCAGTCAAAGTCAGACAGCTCAGGCTGTTTCCAGCATTACGAGCACTGGCGGAATGGGAGGCCAAGAAGAAGTGGTGCATACGCTGGCTACAAACACACTCTTCCCTGCCCAGCTAATGAATGGAAATATCCACATCCCAGTTGCTGTGCAGGGCTACTCAAACACTACACAGTCCCTCATCTGGGACCCACAGCAGCAGGTGTTGCACACACAGGGACTATCTGTGCAGGATGCGACCGGACAGCAGCTCCAG ACAGTAATAGCAGAAGTAGATGGCCAAGTTCCACAGCAAGTGCAGGTTCAGGAGCTTTTGCTTCCAGCCACTCTTAAACCAGAGGAGGGGCTGGATGTGTGGCGTGCCTGGGCTCAGCGAAAAAATGCTGAATTGGACAAATCTGATCAACATAAATTGGCTCCAATTGGCC GACGCCAGGCACTGCGCTTTCAGGAGGACTTGGTGTCGTGTGCTGTAGCTGAGCTTTGCATGGGGCTGTCACTAATGACCACAGAGGCCCGGGGGCTGGAGGGAGATCCTTATGATGCGGATGTTCTTTACTATGTATTTCTGTGCATGCAAAAA taTTTGTTTGATAATAGTCGTGTGGATGACATCTTCTCAGACCAATACTACACTCGCTTTGCTCAAAGTTTGCACAAGGTTCTCCAACCCTGGGGGCCAACTGTTCATCCACTCG GTTATATTATTCCCAGTCACGTGACAGAGGAGATGTTGTGGGAATGTAAACAACTTGGGGCCCATTCCCCCTCAACGCTGCTCACAACtctaatgtttttcaacacaaa ATATTTTCATTTGAAGACAGTTAATCAGCATCTAAAAATTGCTTTTTCTAAAGTGTTACGACACACGAGAAAAAGTCCCAACAATCCCAAAGACAAGAGCACCAGTATCAGATATCTGAAGGCAACAGAACGGTTCATTGGACAGAAAG TTACAGATGACATGTACTCTGAGCAGCTAGAGGACCCGGAAAATCCTCTGCGATGTCCCATCAAGCTGTATGATTTCTACCTCTTCAAATG TCCGCAGAGCGCCAAGGGACGCAATGACACCTTCTACCTGACTCCGGAGCCCGTAGTGGCTCCAAACAGCCCCATCTGGTACTCCACTCAACCAATCCCTAAAGAGCAGTTGGAGCAGATGCTGGCCCGAATTCTTGTTGTCCGTGAAATCCACGAAGCCATTCAAATATCAGAGAGTGTGCAATAA